Within the Pseudomonas orientalis genome, the region ACATCGATAAAGTTGAAGCTTGGCCGACGTCGCCGCCGAATACCAGCCCGGCCGACGTTTCTGAAACTTGACCTTGCCATCGTGGCAAGGTCGAGACTGGGTTCAACCTCATCCAAGGAGTCTTGTCATGCAAATATTCAATGTTGAAGGAATGACCTGCGGCCATTGCGTTCGGGCGGTGACCCAGGCCGTGCAGAGCCGGGATGCAGATGCCGAGGTCACGGTCGATCTTGCGGCGAAGCAGGTCAGGGTGCAAAGCCAACTGGAGCGCGAAGCGATCGCACAGTTGATCAAGGAAGAAGGCTACACCGTCGTCTGATTTTAATAGTTAGCGAGCTATCTTAATGTTCAAGGCACCCAAGCGCGGCTAGACTGTCGGGCTGCCGACTCACTTGGGTGCCTGATGAACCTTCGCATTATTCTGATCCTCGGCGCCTTGAGCGCCTTTGCGCCGTTGGCGATCGACTTTTACCTGCCGGGCTTTCCGGCCATCGCGAGCGCTTTTGCCACCGACGAAAAACATGTCCAACTGACCCTGGCGGTGTATTTCGCGGGGTTGGCCATCGGCCAATTGATCTACGGCCCGCTGGCCGACCGCTTCGGCCGGCGCGTGCCGCTGCTCAGCGGTGTGACGCTGTTTACCCTCGCGTCCTTCGCCTGTGCCTATGCGCCGTCCCTGGAATGGCTGATCGGTGCGCGTTTCGTGCAGGCGCTCGGCGGTTGCGCGGGCATGGTGATTTCGCGGGCGGTGGTGAGTGACAAATGCGACGCCGTGGGCTCGGCCAAGGTGTATTCGCAATTGATGCTGGTCACGGGTCTGGCACCCATCCTTGCGCCGCTGGCGGGTGGGCTGATGGTGGGGCTGTGGGGCTGGCAGTCGATTTTCCTGGCGCTGTCGCTGTTCAGCGTGATGGCAGCCATTGCGGTGGCGGTGGGTTTACCGGAAACCTT harbors:
- a CDS encoding heavy-metal-associated domain-containing protein, translated to MQIFNVEGMTCGHCVRAVTQAVQSRDADAEVTVDLAAKQVRVQSQLEREAIAQLIKEEGYTVV